A window of Terriglobales bacterium contains these coding sequences:
- a CDS encoding fumarylacetoacetate hydrolase family protein has translation MRLVTFGTGEGLKLGVVSGDGVVDLARAAQGKEAAWFASMEALLTAGEPALRLARTLEGTAAQRLLLSALRLGPPVPRPTKIIALGFNYQEHAEEFSTKAPEAPLIFAKYPNSICGPFDPIVLPPGNEEPQVDYEAELAVVIGRRCKRVRADRAMDVVAGYMALNDVSERRWQFGDKQWTRGKSPDTFCPIGPWLVTRDEVPDPHALAIRSRVNGELRQDSSTSLLVHRIPKLIEYCSASMTLEPGDIIATGTPRGVGMHQKPPAFLKPGDVVEVEIDGVGAIRNQVKAADG, from the coding sequence ATGAGACTGGTCACTTTTGGGACCGGAGAAGGCTTGAAGCTCGGCGTCGTCAGCGGGGACGGCGTGGTGGACCTGGCCCGCGCCGCGCAAGGCAAAGAAGCAGCGTGGTTCGCCAGCATGGAAGCGTTGCTTACCGCCGGTGAGCCGGCGCTGCGCCTGGCCCGGACGCTGGAAGGGACGGCCGCCCAGCGCCTGCTCTTGAGCGCGTTACGGCTCGGTCCTCCGGTGCCACGGCCGACCAAGATCATTGCCCTGGGATTCAACTATCAGGAGCACGCGGAAGAATTCTCCACCAAAGCCCCCGAGGCGCCGCTCATCTTCGCCAAGTATCCCAACAGCATCTGCGGCCCGTTCGATCCGATCGTCCTGCCGCCGGGGAACGAAGAGCCGCAGGTGGATTATGAGGCGGAACTGGCGGTGGTCATCGGTCGGCGCTGCAAGCGCGTGCGCGCGGATCGCGCCATGGACGTGGTCGCCGGCTACATGGCGCTGAACGACGTGAGCGAGCGCAGATGGCAATTCGGCGACAAGCAGTGGACCCGCGGCAAGAGCCCGGACACTTTCTGTCCCATCGGACCCTGGTTGGTCACGCGCGACGAAGTCCCCGATCCGCACGCGCTCGCCATCCGCTCCCGGGTGAACGGCGAGCTCCGCCAGGATTCCAGTACGTCCCTGCTGGTGCACCGCATTCCAAAGCTTATCGAGTACTGCTCGGCGTCGATGACGCTGGAGCCGGGAGACATCATCGCCACCGGCACCCCGAGAGGCGTGGGAATGCACCAGAAGCCGCCGGCCTTCCTCAAGCCCGGCGATGTGGTGGAGGTCGAGATCGATGGTGTGGGCGCGATCCGCAACCAAGTGAAGGCCGCCGACGGCTAG
- a CDS encoding ATP-binding protein produces the protein MRSLFLRIFLSFWAIVLLFILVVAVTVMVQPETVISRWRSATSDATAMYAQTCAEEFDRYGASALRNYLQRLEAGAHMRAALYDDKGNLLAGRDSAEAQAAMLKVAESGEPEFTVSGTTALAAQRATGPSGRSYIFVAEMPRGPFRAFRPTTRIQLLRWALAFLISGLICYLLTRSLTGPILRLRSAATQLATGDLSARAGPAVTSRRDELGELGREFNRMAGRIEELITSERQLIRDISHELRSPLARLSVALGLARRRTDTETATALDRIEREAETLNEMIGRLLALARMEAATEPPDPERFDLQAMVAEIAADAAFEAQERGTSVEVVSSEPCFVLGSAELLHSAIENVVRNAIHYAKLGTPVQIRLTCDSSPSGKLAEICIRDYGAGVPEAELPNLFRPFYRVTAARERDTGGIGLGLAITHRAVKLHHGRVTAENAPGGGLLVKITLPTS, from the coding sequence GTGCGCAGCCTCTTTCTCCGCATCTTCCTCTCGTTCTGGGCCATCGTGCTGCTCTTCATCCTGGTGGTCGCCGTCACGGTCATGGTGCAGCCGGAAACGGTGATCTCGCGCTGGCGCTCGGCCACCAGCGACGCTACCGCGATGTATGCCCAAACCTGCGCCGAGGAATTCGACCGCTACGGCGCGAGCGCGCTGCGCAACTACCTGCAACGGCTCGAAGCAGGTGCGCACATGCGCGCCGCTCTATACGACGATAAGGGGAACCTGCTGGCCGGCCGTGACAGCGCGGAAGCGCAGGCTGCCATGCTCAAGGTCGCGGAGAGCGGAGAACCGGAATTCACCGTCAGCGGCACGACAGCCCTCGCCGCACAACGCGCTACCGGACCTTCCGGTCGCAGTTACATCTTCGTGGCCGAGATGCCGCGGGGCCCCTTCCGCGCCTTCCGGCCAACTACACGTATCCAGTTGCTGCGTTGGGCGCTGGCCTTCCTCATTTCCGGGCTGATCTGTTATCTCCTGACGCGCTCGCTCACCGGGCCGATCCTGCGGCTCCGGAGTGCGGCCACACAACTTGCCACCGGCGACCTGAGCGCGCGCGCAGGGCCGGCGGTCACCAGCCGCCGGGACGAGCTCGGGGAGCTCGGCCGGGAGTTCAACCGCATGGCTGGACGGATCGAGGAGCTGATCACCAGCGAGCGGCAACTGATCCGCGACATCTCCCACGAGCTGCGCTCCCCGCTGGCGCGGCTGAGCGTCGCTCTGGGACTGGCGCGCCGCCGCACCGATACGGAGACCGCCACTGCTCTCGACCGTATCGAGCGCGAGGCGGAGACGCTTAATGAGATGATCGGACGCCTGCTCGCCTTGGCGCGGATGGAGGCCGCCACCGAGCCTCCCGACCCCGAACGCTTCGACCTGCAGGCGATGGTGGCGGAGATCGCCGCCGATGCCGCCTTCGAGGCGCAGGAGCGCGGCACGTCGGTGGAAGTCGTCTCCAGCGAGCCGTGCTTCGTGCTGGGCAGCGCCGAGCTGCTGCACAGCGCCATCGAGAATGTTGTGCGCAACGCCATCCACTACGCCAAGCTGGGCACGCCGGTGCAGATCCGGCTGACCTGCGACTCTTCGCCTTCCGGCAAGCTGGCGGAGATTTGCATCCGGGACTACGGCGCGGGCGTGCCTGAAGCTGAGCTGCCCAACCTGTTCCGTCCTTTCTACCGGGTGACGGCCGCGCGCGAACGCGATACCGGCGGTATCGGACTCGGGCTGGCCATCACCCATCGCGCGGTAAAGCTCCACCACGGCCGGGTCACCGCGGAGAACGCGCCCGGAGGCGGGCTGCTGGTCAAGATCACTCTCCCCACGTCCTGA
- a CDS encoding response regulator transcription factor has protein sequence MERILIVDDDVELCDLVREYLSAEDFQVDAAHTGAAGQERALSGDYALVILDVMLPGKSGLDVLREVRQRSRVPVLILTARGEDVDRIVGLEIGADDYLPKPFNPRELLARVRAILRRSGTMAEAVGPVAIGDVELDPATRSARRAGSPVELTSVEFSLLERLLRSAGTVVTREQLVNEVLGRRFMPYDRSVDMHISKIRKKLGEQPDGSERIKAVRGVGYIYVRPGQAGG, from the coding sequence ATGGAACGCATCCTGATCGTGGACGACGACGTGGAACTCTGCGACCTGGTGCGCGAATACCTGAGCGCAGAGGATTTCCAGGTGGACGCAGCGCACACCGGTGCGGCCGGCCAGGAGCGCGCGCTTTCCGGGGATTACGCGCTGGTGATCCTGGATGTGATGCTGCCGGGGAAGAGCGGGCTCGATGTCCTGCGCGAGGTGCGGCAGCGCTCGCGCGTCCCGGTGCTCATCCTGACCGCCCGGGGCGAGGATGTGGACCGCATCGTGGGCCTGGAGATCGGCGCCGACGACTACCTGCCGAAGCCGTTCAACCCGCGCGAGCTGCTCGCCCGCGTGCGTGCCATCCTGCGGCGCAGCGGCACGATGGCGGAGGCAGTCGGCCCGGTCGCTATCGGCGACGTCGAACTCGATCCGGCGACCCGGTCCGCTCGCCGTGCCGGTAGCCCGGTGGAGCTGACGTCGGTGGAATTCTCTTTGCTCGAGCGCCTGCTGCGTTCGGCCGGGACCGTAGTCACGCGGGAACAATTGGTCAACGAGGTCCTGGGGCGGAGGTTTATGCCCTACGACCGCAGCGTGGACATGCACATCAGCAAGATCCGCAAGAAACTGGGCGAGCAGCCCGACGGCAGCGAGCGCATCAAGGCGGTGCGCGGTGTCGGCTACATCTACGTGCGCCCAGGGCAGGCCGGGGGCTGA
- a CDS encoding Spy/CpxP family protein refolding chaperone: MKKYAITAGIIVVVLAGAMALHAEAKFRRASRSWGGPPMAGRFLQHMADVLDLTDAQQAQIKQMWKDEQPAIRPLLQQLADGHKQMVTATSGGKFDQAHVQAIANQQAQTIAQLIVEKQKLQAKVYTVLNADQQAKLERLQQRHMARMQKWLDQSSEVPKAQ; this comes from the coding sequence ATGAAGAAGTACGCGATCACAGCAGGCATCATCGTCGTGGTGTTGGCGGGAGCCATGGCGTTGCACGCCGAAGCGAAGTTTCGCCGCGCCAGTCGCTCCTGGGGCGGGCCGCCGATGGCTGGCCGCTTCCTGCAGCACATGGCCGACGTTCTCGATCTCACTGACGCGCAGCAGGCGCAGATCAAGCAGATGTGGAAGGACGAGCAGCCCGCCATCCGGCCGTTGCTGCAACAGCTCGCCGACGGCCATAAGCAGATGGTGACCGCCACCAGCGGGGGCAAGTTCGACCAGGCGCATGTACAGGCCATCGCCAACCAGCAGGCACAGACCATCGCCCAGCTGATCGTCGAGAAGCAGAAGCTCCAGGCCAAGGTGTACACCGTCCTGAACGCTGACCAGCAGGCCAAGCTGGAGCGCCTGCAGCAACGTCACATGGCGCGCATGCAGAAGTGGCTGGACCAGAGCAGTGAGGTTCCCAAGGCGCAATAA